A single window of Dehalococcoidia bacterium DNA harbors:
- a CDS encoding MoaF N-terminal domain-containing protein has translation MGDADAIGLRGKRLHIRYDGGIELLAEYGGSNELAWKALAGPAAGAQGREVYEWYEAAPGVFFVAWLERTGTTVSQILDLQRGEVAAYVTFETPGGRQAVFMRGSVREA, from the coding sequence ATGGGCGATGCGGACGCGATTGGGCTTCGCGGCAAGCGTCTGCATATCCGCTACGACGGAGGCATCGAACTGCTGGCGGAGTACGGCGGGTCGAACGAACTGGCCTGGAAGGCGCTCGCCGGCCCGGCCGCGGGCGCCCAAGGCCGCGAGGTCTACGAGTGGTACGAGGCGGCGCCGGGAGTGTTCTTTGTGGCCTGGCTCGAGCGCACAGGCACGACAGTGAGCCAGATACTGGACCTGCAGCGCGGGGAAGTAGCGGCCTACGTCACGTTCGAGACGCCGGGCGGCCGCCAGGCCGTGTTCATGCGGGGCTCTGTCCGGGAGGCCTGA
- a CDS encoding DUF2520 domain-containing protein, protein MAATKKNIGFIGAGRVGGALAISLHEAGYPVVAVASRSPEAAAALADHIPGCQAVTPQEVVDRSEVVFITTPDAAIRPVCESLTWRAGMAAVHTSGSESSALLEKAAREGAATGSLHPLQTFADAREARTNLPASYFAVEAEGWLRLTLLEIVAALQGTAIELRPEDKALYHASATILSNYTVTLAKLASDLWLRFGWERPAALRALLPLLKGAVNNVESLGIPLALTGPIARGDVQTVERHIAALREAAPDVLPVYRELALQTIPVALAAGGLSNPAAEALRMVLEREQPAGSREGARPQT, encoded by the coding sequence TTGGCGGCAACGAAAAAAAACATCGGGTTCATCGGGGCAGGCCGTGTCGGCGGCGCGCTCGCCATTTCTCTCCACGAAGCCGGTTATCCCGTCGTTGCCGTGGCCAGCCGCAGCCCCGAGGCTGCCGCGGCGCTAGCGGACCACATCCCGGGCTGCCAGGCGGTCACTCCTCAGGAAGTCGTCGACCGGAGCGAGGTCGTCTTCATCACGACCCCGGACGCCGCGATCCGTCCGGTGTGCGAATCTCTGACCTGGCGTGCCGGCATGGCTGCCGTCCACACCAGCGGCTCCGAGTCGAGCGCGCTGCTGGAGAAGGCGGCGCGAGAGGGCGCGGCGACGGGCTCGCTGCACCCGCTGCAGACGTTCGCCGATGCGCGCGAAGCCAGGACGAACCTGCCGGCCTCATACTTTGCCGTCGAGGCGGAGGGGTGGCTGCGGCTTACGCTGCTGGAGATCGTAGCTGCCCTCCAGGGCACGGCGATCGAGCTGCGTCCGGAGGACAAGGCCCTCTACCACGCGTCGGCTACCATCCTGAGCAACTACACCGTCACGCTGGCGAAGCTGGCGAGCGACCTCTGGTTGCGGTTCGGCTGGGAGCGGCCGGCGGCCCTGCGCGCGCTGCTGCCGCTCCTCAAAGGGGCCGTCAACAATGTCGAGTCGCTCGGCATCCCCCTGGCGCTGACCGGGCCGATCGCCCGCGGCGACGTGCAAACCGTCGAGCGCCACATCGCGGCGCTGCGCGAAGCCGCGCCCGACGTGCTCCCCGTATACCGCGAGCTCGCACTGCAGACCATACCGGTCGCCCTGGCCGCGGGCGGCCTTTCGAACCCCGCCGCAGAAGCGCTGAGGATGGTGTTGGAGCGGGAACAGCCCGCTGGCAGCAGGGAAGGAGCCAGGCCGCAGACATGA
- a CDS encoding beta-eliminating lyase-related protein, with the protein MRRVVNAAGHLSALGGSVLSPAVRAAMDDAATRYVDVRALAAEAEAEIARLCGAESAYVTAGAAAGIAIAVAGCVTRGDAALARQVPSVDTPWREVVVQAGHLIDFGATVEQMVALGGGVVRPVGTREAVTPRDLEAALGERSACLLWVQSHHTRENTSLPLQTCLEAARRRAVPFVMDCAAEEDLQAYTALGADLVLYSGTKAIGAPVSGIIAGREPFVSWCRAQSRGIARAMKVGKEQIAGLMAALREYAARDPQAEAKRQERLLAALGDGLRDLPGIDLLLVEDEAGRPIRRLALRTSPESARALAQALAAGDPAVYTRPHRLEEGLVQFDPRCLSEADVAAVVAAVRQAWSGGGPA; encoded by the coding sequence ATGAGGCGCGTCGTCAACGCCGCCGGCCACCTGAGCGCGCTGGGCGGGAGCGTCCTGTCGCCGGCCGTGCGGGCGGCGATGGACGACGCCGCGACACGTTACGTGGACGTGCGCGCGCTCGCGGCGGAGGCCGAAGCGGAGATCGCGCGGCTTTGCGGCGCCGAGAGCGCTTACGTGACTGCCGGCGCAGCGGCGGGCATCGCGATAGCTGTCGCCGGCTGCGTCACGCGGGGCGACGCGGCGCTCGCGCGGCAGGTGCCGTCCGTGGACACGCCATGGCGGGAGGTCGTGGTGCAGGCCGGCCACCTCATCGACTTCGGCGCGACCGTCGAGCAGATGGTGGCCCTCGGCGGCGGCGTCGTAAGGCCGGTGGGGACGAGAGAGGCCGTGACGCCGCGGGATCTGGAGGCGGCGCTCGGAGAGCGCAGCGCCTGCCTGCTCTGGGTGCAGTCGCACCACACGCGGGAGAATACGTCTCTCCCCCTCCAGACCTGCCTCGAGGCGGCGCGAAGGCGGGCCGTGCCCTTCGTGATGGACTGCGCCGCCGAGGAGGACCTGCAGGCCTACACGGCGCTCGGGGCCGACCTCGTGCTCTATTCGGGCACGAAGGCGATCGGCGCGCCGGTGAGCGGCATAATCGCCGGGCGCGAGCCGTTCGTGAGCTGGTGCCGGGCGCAGAGCAGGGGTATCGCCCGGGCGATGAAGGTCGGGAAGGAGCAGATAGCGGGGCTCATGGCAGCCCTGCGCGAGTACGCGGCACGCGACCCGCAGGCCGAAGCGAAGCGACAGGAGCGGCTCCTTGCGGCACTGGGAGATGGCCTGCGGGACCTGCCCGGCATCGACCTCCTGCTGGTCGAGGACGAAGCTGGCCGGCCCATCCGGCGGCTGGCGCTGCGGACGAGCCCTGAGTCGGCGCGGGCGCTGGCGCAAGCGCTGGCGGCCGGCGACCCCGCGGTCTACACACGCCCCCACCGGCTGGAGGAGGGGCTGGTCCAGTTCGACCCCCGCTGCCTGTCCGAAGCTGACGTCGCAGCGGTGGTCGCGGCCGTCCGGCAGGCGTGGTCCGGCGGAGGCCCCGCTTAG
- the panD gene encoding aspartate 1-decarboxylase: MRMMLKGKIHRATVTEANVDYEGSITIDPVLMDAAGIVQFEQVHVLDINNGARLTTYAIEGEPGSGVICMNGAAARLVHKGDLVIILAYDLLTEEEAQGHKPYLVYVNERNEIVRTARDIPVGVH; this comes from the coding sequence ATGAGGATGATGCTGAAGGGGAAGATCCACCGCGCCACGGTGACCGAGGCGAACGTCGACTACGAGGGCAGCATAACCATCGACCCGGTGCTGATGGACGCCGCCGGCATCGTGCAGTTCGAGCAGGTGCACGTGCTGGACATTAACAACGGCGCGCGGCTGACGACTTACGCCATCGAGGGCGAGCCGGGGAGCGGTGTGATCTGCATGAATGGCGCGGCGGCGCGCCTTGTCCACAAGGGCGACCTGGTCATCATCCTGGCCTACGACCTGCTGACCGAGGAGGAAGCGCAGGGACACAAGCCCTACCTGGTCTACGTGAACGAGCGCAACGAGATCGTCAGGACCGCGCGGGACATCCCGGTTGGAGTGCACTGA
- a CDS encoding GNAT family N-acetyltransferase gives MSSLLIRDATAADLPRVVELLQQMSLDEPRESPGPPLPRSYYDALAAIERDANHRLLVLCEGESVLATASFFVVPNISYGGRPHAIIENVVVDAAERGHGVGAALVRHCIELAREAGCTRLSLSTDARRADAHRFYERLGFVASHRGYRLKLA, from the coding sequence GTGTCCTCTCTCCTCATCCGAGACGCGACCGCGGCCGACCTGCCTCGCGTGGTGGAACTGCTGCAGCAGATGTCCCTCGACGAGCCTCGCGAGAGCCCGGGCCCGCCTCTGCCGCGCTCCTACTACGATGCCCTTGCCGCGATCGAGAGGGACGCGAACCATCGACTGCTGGTGCTGTGCGAGGGGGAGAGCGTGCTCGCGACGGCCTCGTTTTTCGTCGTGCCTAACATCTCTTACGGGGGCCGGCCGCACGCGATCATCGAGAACGTCGTCGTCGACGCTGCCGAGCGCGGGCACGGCGTCGGCGCGGCACTCGTGCGGCACTGCATCGAGCTCGCGAGAGAGGCCGGCTGCACGCGCCTGTCGCTGAGCACTGACGCCCGCCGCGCCGACGCCCACCGCTTCTACGAACGGCTTGGCTTCGTGGCATCGCACAGGGGCTATCGGCTGAAGCTGGCCTGA
- a CDS encoding glycosyltransferase has product MPAPHLSLVVPSFDEERRIVASLERIGAFLVTLDFDSEVIVVDDGSGEPGLRANEVGLARLPARVRGRLIRHEVNRGKGAAVRTGCLAAEGDYVAFIDADLATPPEDLVGLIRELDAGADVAIGIRRQEDGSDMRARRSLPRRAAGQIFAFAMRTLLLPDIADSQCPLKAFRRPAAQRLFRLQRIDTWSFDAEVLYLAYRLGLKVARVPVRWQAVAGSHFRFNLKSALELWNLLRIRLAHRSVSPRTLLEEAPEPAG; this is encoded by the coding sequence ATGCCTGCGCCACACCTCTCTCTCGTGGTGCCTTCCTTCGACGAGGAGAGGCGGATTGTGGCCTCGCTGGAGCGCATTGGCGCCTTCCTGGTGACGCTGGACTTCGACAGCGAGGTCATCGTGGTCGACGACGGGAGCGGCGAGCCGGGACTGCGCGCCAACGAAGTGGGGCTCGCGCGCTTGCCGGCGCGCGTCCGCGGCCGGCTGATCAGGCACGAAGTGAATCGGGGAAAGGGAGCAGCCGTGCGGACGGGCTGCCTCGCTGCCGAGGGCGACTACGTGGCCTTCATAGACGCGGACCTGGCGACGCCGCCGGAAGACCTCGTGGGCTTGATCAGAGAACTGGATGCGGGCGCCGACGTAGCGATCGGCATAAGGCGCCAGGAGGACGGGAGCGACATGCGCGCCCGGCGTTCACTGCCGCGACGCGCTGCCGGACAGATCTTCGCTTTCGCCATGCGCACTCTGCTCCTGCCAGACATCGCGGACAGCCAGTGCCCGCTGAAGGCGTTTCGCCGCCCGGCGGCGCAGCGGCTCTTCCGGCTGCAGCGCATCGATACGTGGTCCTTCGACGCCGAGGTGCTGTATCTCGCCTATCGTCTGGGGCTGAAGGTGGCGAGGGTGCCGGTGCGCTGGCAGGCGGTGGCCGGCTCCCACTTTCGTTTCAATCTGAAGAGCGCGCTGGAACTCTGGAACCTGCTCCGCATCCGCCTCGCCCACCGCTCGGTATCGCCACGGACACTGCTCGAAGAGGCGCCCGAGCCCGCCGGCTAA
- the panC gene encoding pantoate--beta-alanine ligase: protein MQVLRTIADFRRERGALSGSLGFVPTMGYLHEGHMSLVRAAREGNEHAAVSIFVNPTQFGPNEDFSSYPRDEERDLSMLRDAGVDLVFMPSAAEMYPEGATTFVDPGPIAEVLEGKFRPGHFRGVATVVLKLFEIVRPTRAYFGRKDAQQLLVIRRMVRDLNLDVEIVPMPTLREPDGLAMSSRNVYLSPSERKQALCLYRALTLAQEMWTRGVRDAEAYRSRMREVIEAEPGAVIDYVSVAHPESLQELERIQGPALVSLAVRIGRARLIDNVTLGE, encoded by the coding sequence TTGCAGGTCCTGCGGACAATCGCCGACTTCCGGCGCGAGCGCGGGGCTCTCTCTGGCAGCCTCGGCTTCGTGCCCACGATGGGTTATCTGCACGAGGGGCACATGTCCCTCGTCAGGGCGGCGCGCGAGGGCAACGAACACGCCGCCGTGAGCATCTTCGTGAACCCGACGCAGTTCGGGCCGAACGAAGACTTCTCCAGCTATCCGAGGGACGAAGAGCGAGACCTCTCGATGTTGCGGGACGCGGGCGTTGACCTGGTGTTCATGCCCTCCGCGGCAGAGATGTACCCCGAGGGCGCGACGACTTTCGTGGACCCGGGACCGATCGCCGAGGTGCTGGAGGGCAAGTTCCGGCCGGGGCACTTCCGCGGGGTCGCCACCGTGGTCCTCAAGCTGTTCGAGATCGTCCGGCCGACGCGCGCCTACTTCGGGCGCAAGGACGCGCAGCAACTGCTCGTGATCCGCCGGATGGTCCGCGACCTGAACCTCGATGTCGAGATCGTCCCCATGCCGACCCTGCGCGAGCCGGACGGCCTCGCCATGAGCAGCCGAAACGTCTACCTCTCCCCGAGCGAGAGGAAGCAGGCCCTCTGTCTCTACAGGGCGCTGACGCTGGCGCAGGAGATGTGGACCCGCGGCGTGCGGGACGCGGAGGCCTACCGCTCACGCATGCGGGAGGTGATCGAGGCCGAGCCGGGCGCGGTGATCGATTACGTGAGCGTGGCTCACCCCGAGTCGCTGCAGGAGCTAGAGCGCATCCAGGGGCCGGCGCTCGTGTCGCTGGCGGTCCGCATCGGCCGGGCCCGGCTGATCGACAACGTTACCCTGGGGGAGTAG
- a CDS encoding HAD family hydrolase, protein MSRRLYLFDIDGTLLNSGGAGSRAMRRAFSSLWGVEDGFTGIEFSGRTDRVILRDAWAAHVEPLRPFEEDLQRFKRAYFRRLRSTLEECEGAVLPGVVETLAALADDPQATVALGTGNFRRGAELKLTYYGIWDYFCGGGFGDRAERREDMIAEALRACRPYGRFDTVFVIGDTVHDMTCAKAHGAVAVGVTTGPCDAAALEAAGADIVLDSLVGAARELR, encoded by the coding sequence TTGAGCCGGCGTCTCTACCTCTTCGACATCGACGGTACGCTCCTGAACTCGGGCGGGGCCGGCAGCCGGGCGATGCGGCGCGCCTTCAGTTCCCTCTGGGGCGTGGAAGATGGCTTCACGGGCATCGAATTCTCGGGCCGGACGGACCGGGTCATCCTCCGGGACGCGTGGGCCGCGCATGTCGAACCCTTGCGCCCGTTCGAGGAAGACCTCCAGCGCTTCAAACGCGCGTACTTCCGCCGGTTGCGTTCGACGCTCGAGGAGTGCGAGGGCGCGGTCCTGCCCGGCGTGGTGGAGACGCTGGCGGCGCTTGCCGATGACCCTCAGGCGACGGTCGCCCTGGGGACGGGGAACTTCCGCCGCGGGGCGGAGTTGAAGCTGACCTATTACGGCATCTGGGACTACTTCTGCGGCGGCGGCTTCGGCGACCGCGCGGAGCGGCGGGAGGACATGATCGCCGAGGCGCTGCGGGCCTGCCGGCCCTATGGCCGATTCGACACGGTGTTCGTTATCGGCGATACGGTGCACGACATGACATGCGCGAAAGCCCACGGCGCCGTCGCGGTCGGCGTAACGACCGGTCCCTGCGACGCCGCCGCGCTCGAGGCCGCGGGCGCCGACATCGTCCTCGATTCCCTGGTAGGCGCTGCCCGCGAGTTGCGGTGA
- a CDS encoding rhodanese-like domain-containing protein yields MATKDPREPFTRLSVQEAKEKIDNGAQVIDVRTPGEYVGGHVPGAINIPHMSILAQKDKLAKDRELVFICQVGQRSALACEFAAAAGFRDLYNVEGGTEAWIKAGYPTE; encoded by the coding sequence ATGGCCACGAAGGACCCTAGAGAGCCCTTCACCCGGCTGAGCGTCCAGGAAGCCAAAGAGAAAATCGACAATGGCGCCCAGGTCATCGACGTACGCACGCCGGGCGAGTACGTCGGCGGCCATGTCCCCGGCGCCATCAATATCCCCCACATGTCCATCCTCGCCCAGAAGGACAAGCTCGCAAAGGACCGCGAGCTTGTCTTCATCTGCCAGGTCGGCCAGCGCAGCGCCCTGGCCTGCGAGTTTGCCGCCGCTGCCGGCTTCCGCGACCTGTACAACGTCGAGGGCGGCACCGAGGCCTGGATAAAGGCCGGCTACCCGACCGAGTGA
- the panB gene encoding 3-methyl-2-oxobutanoate hydroxymethyltransferase, giving the protein MARITVEEIKAKKQRGERLVMLTAYDYPSARLAEEAGVDMILVGDTLGMVVLGYDSTIPVTMEDMIHHTKAVVRGSERAMVIGDMPFMSFQTGVDDAMRNAGRFLKEAGCQAVKLEGGVHMAETVRRLVQVGIPVVGHIGLTPQSVNQLSGFKVQGRTPEAAERLMEDAIALQQAGAFAIVLELIPAPLAKLISQRLRVPTIGIGAGAGCDGQVQVWHDILGLYSSFVPRHAKQYAQIGDAIRDAISRYVAEVRSGEFPTQKESFRMDERVLQELAAAKA; this is encoded by the coding sequence ATGGCTCGGATAACAGTCGAGGAGATAAAGGCCAAGAAGCAGCGCGGCGAGCGGCTGGTCATGCTCACCGCCTACGACTATCCCTCCGCGCGCCTCGCGGAGGAGGCGGGTGTCGACATGATCCTGGTCGGCGACACGCTGGGAATGGTGGTGCTCGGCTACGACTCCACCATCCCCGTCACGATGGAGGACATGATCCACCACACGAAAGCGGTCGTACGGGGCAGCGAGCGCGCGATGGTGATCGGCGACATGCCGTTCATGAGCTTCCAGACGGGCGTGGACGACGCCATGCGGAACGCCGGCCGCTTCCTCAAAGAGGCCGGGTGCCAGGCGGTGAAGCTGGAGGGCGGCGTGCACATGGCGGAGACCGTCCGCCGCCTGGTGCAGGTCGGGATACCCGTGGTCGGGCACATCGGCCTGACGCCGCAGTCGGTGAACCAGCTCAGCGGCTTCAAGGTGCAAGGCAGGACGCCCGAGGCGGCGGAGCGGCTGATGGAGGACGCGATAGCGCTCCAGCAGGCGGGCGCCTTCGCCATTGTCCTGGAGCTGATACCCGCGCCTCTTGCCAAGCTCATCAGCCAGCGGCTGCGCGTCCCGACGATAGGCATCGGCGCCGGCGCTGGCTGCGACGGCCAGGTGCAGGTATGGCACGACATCCTGGGCCTGTACTCGTCGTTCGTGCCCAGGCACGCGAAGCAGTACGCCCAGATCGGCGACGCTATCCGCGACGCCATCAGCCGTTACGTCGCTGAGGTGCGATCGGGTGAGTTCCCGACCCAGAAGGAGAGCTTCCGCATGGACGAGAGGGTCCTGCAGGAGCTAGCAGCCGCCAAGGCGTAG
- a CDS encoding serine hydrolase domain-containing protein, which translates to MSTWRLDPEVNPESVGVDSSTLDEMASRFEAEVEKGELFGGAQMAMYRRGKKVLDVGGGIARRRTGMEVRPDTMFVIFSSTKGLAALAMLMLYERMKFHYDEPVVKYWPEFASQVPQKASVTVRQVMGHRGGFPNGPSWLTARYWPDREAIRRAMVEVPLVWTPGEKNGYHAMNFGHVVNELIERIDGRDCGRFLAEEVFAPLGVRDLYLGLPAEEALEERVAWVENAQQPLTAGEATGVASSGSGPSISGGMPLTAPRDDAHAETPELSEPFNRPAIWRSVLPAASGIGTARDLAKVYAALALGGEMDGVKLVSEEGLRHCTTPTTRPGEVDQTIRLPMRWGTGWHMGGYGKGGSIRTFGHGGRGGQVGFADPDRQLAFGFVTTGQLKAVEYTQWRVDLQSLAFEACRD; encoded by the coding sequence ATGAGCACCTGGCGTCTCGACCCCGAGGTGAACCCTGAGAGCGTCGGCGTCGACTCCTCGACGCTCGACGAGATGGCCTCGCGCTTCGAGGCCGAGGTCGAGAAGGGGGAGTTGTTCGGCGGCGCCCAGATGGCGATGTACCGTCGCGGCAAGAAGGTCCTCGATGTCGGGGGAGGCATCGCCCGCCGGCGCACGGGCATGGAGGTGCGCCCGGACACCATGTTCGTCATCTTCAGTTCGACGAAGGGCCTGGCGGCGCTGGCAATGCTCATGCTCTATGAGCGCATGAAGTTCCATTACGACGAGCCGGTGGTGAAGTACTGGCCGGAGTTCGCCAGCCAGGTGCCGCAAAAGGCGTCGGTCACGGTCCGCCAGGTCATGGGCCACCGAGGGGGCTTCCCGAACGGGCCATCGTGGCTGACGGCGCGATACTGGCCGGACCGCGAGGCCATCCGGCGGGCGATGGTGGAGGTGCCGTTGGTCTGGACGCCCGGCGAGAAGAACGGCTATCACGCGATGAACTTCGGCCATGTCGTGAATGAGCTGATCGAGCGCATCGACGGGCGGGACTGCGGCCGGTTCCTTGCGGAGGAGGTGTTTGCGCCCCTGGGCGTCCGGGACCTGTACCTGGGGCTGCCGGCGGAGGAGGCGCTCGAAGAGCGCGTCGCCTGGGTCGAGAACGCCCAGCAGCCCCTAACGGCCGGTGAGGCGACCGGCGTTGCCAGCAGCGGCAGCGGCCCGAGCATCAGCGGCGGGATGCCACTGACTGCGCCCCGGGACGATGCGCACGCGGAGACGCCGGAGTTGTCCGAGCCCTTCAACAGGCCGGCGATCTGGCGGTCGGTCTTGCCGGCGGCGTCCGGCATCGGGACAGCGAGAGACCTGGCGAAGGTCTACGCCGCGCTCGCGCTCGGCGGCGAGATGGACGGCGTGAAGCTGGTGTCCGAGGAAGGGCTGCGCCACTGCACGACCCCGACCACCCGCCCGGGTGAGGTCGACCAGACGATCCGCCTGCCCATGCGTTGGGGGACGGGCTGGCATATGGGAGGCTACGGCAAGGGCGGCAGCATCCGGACCTTCGGCCACGGCGGCCGCGGCGGCCAGGTCGGCTTCGCCGACCCGGATCGGCAGTTGGCCTTTGGCTTCGTGACGACCGGCCAGCTGAAGGCTGTCGAGTACACGCAGTGGCGGGTGGACTTGCAGTCCCTCGCCTTCGAGGCCTGCCGGGATTAG